In Macadamia integrifolia cultivar HAES 741 chromosome 5, SCU_Mint_v3, whole genome shotgun sequence, a single window of DNA contains:
- the LOC122079760 gene encoding phosphoglucomutase, cytoplasmic-like isoform X1: MVMFEVSRVETTPFDGQKPGTSGLRKKVKVFVQPHYLHNFVQSTFNALTAQKVKGATLVVSGDGRYFSKDAIQIIIKMSAANGVRRVWVGQNGLLSTPAVSAVIRERLGADGSKATGAFILTASHNPGGPHEDFGIKYNMENGGPATEAITDKIYENTKSMKEYFIAEDLPDVDISTIGVTSFQGPEGQFDVDVFDSASDYVKLMKSIFDFESIHKLLTSPKFNFCYDALHGVAGAYAKCIFVEELGANENSLLNCTPKEDFGGGHPDPNLTYAKELVARMGLGKTKPEQEPPEFGAAADGDADRNMILGKRFFVTPSDSVAIIAANAVQSIPYFSAGLKGVARSMPTSAALDVVAKHLNLKFFEVPTGWKFFGNLMDAGLCSICGEESFGTGSDHIREKDGIWAVLAWLSIIAYKNKDNLNEGKLITVEDIVTQHWATYGRHYYTRYDYENVDAGAAKELMEYLVKLQSSLPDVNKIIKGIRSDVSHVAQSDEFEYKDPVDGSISKHQGIRYLFTDGSRLVFRLSGTGSEGATIRLYIEQYEKDASKTGRDSQEALAPLVEVALKLSKMQEFTGRSAPTVIT; the protein is encoded by the exons GTAAAAGTGTTTGTGCAACCTCATTACTTGCATAATTTTGTTCAATCAACATTCAATGCACTAACAGCTCAGAAGGTTAAGG GCGCAACACTTGTTGTTTCTGGCGATGGCCGTTATTTCTCAAAAGATGCCATTCAG ATTATTATTAAAATGTCAGCTGCAAATGGAGTAAGGCGGGTTTGGGTAGGACAAAATGGATTACTTTCAACACCGGCTGTATCAGCTGTAATCCGTGAAAGACTTGGGGCTGAT GGATCCAAGGCAACAGGAGCATTTATATTGACTGCAAGTCATAATCCTGGTGGCCCTCATGAG GATTTTGGGATCAAATACAACATGGAAAATGGTGGACCTGCTACCGAGGCAATTACGGATAAGATCTATGAGAACACAAAATCAATGAAGGAGTACTTCATTGCTGAAGATTTACCAGAT GTGGATATTTCTACTATTGGTGTAACAAGTTTTCAGGGGCCTGAGGGACAATTTGACGTTGACGTTTTTGATTCAGCTAGTGATTATGTCAAATTGATGAA GTCAATTTTTGATTTTGAGTCTATCCACAAGCTGCTTACATCTCCGAAGTTCAATTTCTG TTATGATGCACTTCATGGAGTAGCTGGAGCTTACGCCAAATGTATTTTTGTAGAAGAGCTTGGTGCAAATGAAAATTCATTACTCAACTGCACACCAAAG GAAGACTTCGGTGGAGGGCATCCAGATCCCAACTTGACCTACGCAAAGGAGTTGGTTGCTCGCATGGGGTTAGGCAAAACAAAGCCAGAACAGGAACCACCTGAATTTGGTGCAGCTGCTGATGGTGATGCAGATCGTAACATGATCCTTGGTAAAAG GTTTTTTGTGACTCCTTCGGATTCTGTTGCCATTATTGCTGCAAATGCTGTTCAGTCCATTCCATACTTTTCTGCTGGTCTGAAGGGAGTTGCTAG GAGCATGCCTACATCAGCTGCACTAGATGTTGTAGCTAAACATTTAAATCTGAAGTTTTTTGAG GTGCCGACAGGGTGGAAATTTTTTGGGAACTTGATGGATGCTGGATTATGTTCAATTTGTGGTGAAGAAAGTTTTGGAACTG GTTCTGATCATATAAGGGAGAAAGATGGCATTTGGGCAGTTCTGGCTTGGCTATCTATTATTGCCTATAAAAATAAGGACAATCTCAATGAAGGAAAACTGATCACTGTTGAAGACATAGTTACTCAGCATTGGGCTACTTATGGTCGCCATTATTATACTCGCTATGACTATGAA AATGTTGACGCAGGTGCAGCAAAGGAGCTAATGGAATATTTGGTCAAGCTGCAATCTTCCCTACCTGATGTGAACAA AATTATAAAGGGAATAAGGTCAGATGTTTCTCATGTTGCGCAATCTGATGAATTTGAGTATAAAGATCCTGTTGATGGGTCTATCTCAAAACACCAGGGTATCAGATATCTGTTTACAGATGGGTCACGATTG GTTTTCCGCCTCTCCGGAACTGGATCGGAAGGTGCAACCATCCGTCTTTACATCGAGCAATATGAGAAGGATGCTTCGAAGACTGGGAGGGATTCCCAGGAAGCATTAGCCCCTCTT GTGGAGGTTGCTCTTAAGCTTTCTAAGATGCAGGAGTTCACTGGTCGATCTGCTCCTACTGTTATTACATAG
- the LOC122079760 gene encoding phosphoglucomutase, cytoplasmic-like isoform X2: protein MRMSYLKSCFSFRNIIYKIIIKMSAANGVRRVWVGQNGLLSTPAVSAVIRERLGADGSKATGAFILTASHNPGGPHEDFGIKYNMENGGPATEAITDKIYENTKSMKEYFIAEDLPDVDISTIGVTSFQGPEGQFDVDVFDSASDYVKLMKSIFDFESIHKLLTSPKFNFCYDALHGVAGAYAKCIFVEELGANENSLLNCTPKEDFGGGHPDPNLTYAKELVARMGLGKTKPEQEPPEFGAAADGDADRNMILGKRFFVTPSDSVAIIAANAVQSIPYFSAGLKGVARSMPTSAALDVVAKHLNLKFFEVPTGWKFFGNLMDAGLCSICGEESFGTGSDHIREKDGIWAVLAWLSIIAYKNKDNLNEGKLITVEDIVTQHWATYGRHYYTRYDYENVDAGAAKELMEYLVKLQSSLPDVNKIIKGIRSDVSHVAQSDEFEYKDPVDGSISKHQGIRYLFTDGSRLVFRLSGTGSEGATIRLYIEQYEKDASKTGRDSQEALAPLVEVALKLSKMQEFTGRSAPTVIT from the exons ATGCGAATGAGTTACCTAAAAAGTTGCTTTTCTTTCAGAAATATTATATACAAG ATTATTATTAAAATGTCAGCTGCAAATGGAGTAAGGCGGGTTTGGGTAGGACAAAATGGATTACTTTCAACACCGGCTGTATCAGCTGTAATCCGTGAAAGACTTGGGGCTGAT GGATCCAAGGCAACAGGAGCATTTATATTGACTGCAAGTCATAATCCTGGTGGCCCTCATGAG GATTTTGGGATCAAATACAACATGGAAAATGGTGGACCTGCTACCGAGGCAATTACGGATAAGATCTATGAGAACACAAAATCAATGAAGGAGTACTTCATTGCTGAAGATTTACCAGAT GTGGATATTTCTACTATTGGTGTAACAAGTTTTCAGGGGCCTGAGGGACAATTTGACGTTGACGTTTTTGATTCAGCTAGTGATTATGTCAAATTGATGAA GTCAATTTTTGATTTTGAGTCTATCCACAAGCTGCTTACATCTCCGAAGTTCAATTTCTG TTATGATGCACTTCATGGAGTAGCTGGAGCTTACGCCAAATGTATTTTTGTAGAAGAGCTTGGTGCAAATGAAAATTCATTACTCAACTGCACACCAAAG GAAGACTTCGGTGGAGGGCATCCAGATCCCAACTTGACCTACGCAAAGGAGTTGGTTGCTCGCATGGGGTTAGGCAAAACAAAGCCAGAACAGGAACCACCTGAATTTGGTGCAGCTGCTGATGGTGATGCAGATCGTAACATGATCCTTGGTAAAAG GTTTTTTGTGACTCCTTCGGATTCTGTTGCCATTATTGCTGCAAATGCTGTTCAGTCCATTCCATACTTTTCTGCTGGTCTGAAGGGAGTTGCTAG GAGCATGCCTACATCAGCTGCACTAGATGTTGTAGCTAAACATTTAAATCTGAAGTTTTTTGAG GTGCCGACAGGGTGGAAATTTTTTGGGAACTTGATGGATGCTGGATTATGTTCAATTTGTGGTGAAGAAAGTTTTGGAACTG GTTCTGATCATATAAGGGAGAAAGATGGCATTTGGGCAGTTCTGGCTTGGCTATCTATTATTGCCTATAAAAATAAGGACAATCTCAATGAAGGAAAACTGATCACTGTTGAAGACATAGTTACTCAGCATTGGGCTACTTATGGTCGCCATTATTATACTCGCTATGACTATGAA AATGTTGACGCAGGTGCAGCAAAGGAGCTAATGGAATATTTGGTCAAGCTGCAATCTTCCCTACCTGATGTGAACAA AATTATAAAGGGAATAAGGTCAGATGTTTCTCATGTTGCGCAATCTGATGAATTTGAGTATAAAGATCCTGTTGATGGGTCTATCTCAAAACACCAGGGTATCAGATATCTGTTTACAGATGGGTCACGATTG GTTTTCCGCCTCTCCGGAACTGGATCGGAAGGTGCAACCATCCGTCTTTACATCGAGCAATATGAGAAGGATGCTTCGAAGACTGGGAGGGATTCCCAGGAAGCATTAGCCCCTCTT GTGGAGGTTGCTCTTAAGCTTTCTAAGATGCAGGAGTTCACTGGTCGATCTGCTCCTACTGTTATTACATAG